Proteins encoded by one window of Girardinichthys multiradiatus isolate DD_20200921_A chromosome 14, DD_fGirMul_XY1, whole genome shotgun sequence:
- the zgc:194930 gene encoding uncharacterized protein zgc:194930, which translates to MGCQCCRMVKSYIYDPSAPADVQKADSAGSSLYQHHTGGDPNCYPQGGHNKQKQGFHNLGFSRSNDSTLKLEFDNNQVNQRLHSAPSLAKELHQQASAPPVDEGLYIIQPEAVRPRWMDIDPSQVPIYPNVLQYENHSSYSEQEHEVTTNGWDSSITICNIPGKSPSVEEIDEGVGGTPEHLWDTGDEGSILSVDIHTSTTSLSSGGTRDELTLSKTPDIFTVESRISVTKSEDGEEVRKGQTEVQSVTDSMVAEALAALEAATAGEDSD; encoded by the coding sequence CTACATCTATGACCCCTCAGCCCCGGCGGACGTGCAGAAAGCTGACTCTGCGGGCAGCTCCCTCTACCAGCACCACACGGGCGGAGACCCCAACTGCTACCCACAGGGTGGCCACAACAAGCAGAAGCAGGGCTTCCACAACTTGGGCTTCAGCAGGTCCAATGACAGCACACTCAAACTAGAGTTCGACAACAACCAGGTCAACCAGAGGCTGCATTCTGCACCGTCACTTGCAAAGGAGCTGCACCAGCAGGCGAGCGCACCTCCCGTAGATGAGGGGCTGTACATCATCCAGCCGGAGGCTGTAAGACCACGATGGATGGACATAGATCCAAGCCAGGTACCTATTTACCCAAACGTGCTGCAGTACGAGAACCACAGTAGCTACAGCGAGCAGGAGCACGAAGTTACAACGAATGGGTGGGACAGCTCCATCACCATCTGCAACATCCCAGGTAAGAGCCCATCAGTGGAGGAGATCGATGAAGGCGTTGGAGGGACACCAGAGCACCTGTGGGACACTGGGGATGAGGGGAGCATCTTGTCTGTGGACATCCACACCAGCACCACCAGCTTGTCCTCAGGCGGCACGAGGGACGAGCTCACGCTGTCAAAGACTCCGGACATTTTCACCGTGGAGAGCAGGATCTCGGTGACAAAGAGCGAGGATGGCGAGGAGGTGAGGAAGGGCCAGACGGAGGTGCAGAGCGTCACAGACTCGATGGTGGCGGAGGCTCTTGCTGCTTTGGAGGCCGCCACCGCCGGGGAGGATTCCGACtga